GGCAGGGACCCCAAACGCGCCGCCCAGCTGGTCGGCAGGTACGAGAACGCATTGGCACCGGCAGCGGTGAGCTCACCGGTCATGAGGCCGTGCGCGAGTCCGCCCAGCGAGAAGAACGCGAGCATGAGTCCCGCCGCGCCCGCGGATATGGCCGAATTGCGACCCCAGCGCAACGCAATGGCATAGAGGATGAGGTAGATGGGGGCGCTGCCAAGCGAGAGCCCAAGGGCGGCAAGCGCCCGCGCATCCGGCCCCAGCGCCTGACGCCCAGCCAACACGAAGGGGACGGCGAACACGACCATGGCAAGGGCAAGGGCCGCCGCCCCCATCAGCCAGAGCGCAAAGAGCCTCGCGGCGAGCGCCCGGTATCTTGACGGGACGGAGAGCAGGCCCGAGAGGCCCGTGGCCTCCCCCTCACCATCCGCGTCCAGGCCGCAGATGATGCCCACCATGAGCGGCATCATCGCACCCAAGAACTGCACGAAGGCATCGGCTCCCATCGACGCGTCCCAGGGAGCATAGGCGAAGTACGCCCCGCACGCCATCCCTGCCGCCAGGGCGCACGCCAAGTGCAGCGGCACGAGCGGCGAGTGGTGCAGGCGCAGCGCCTCGGCACGCAAGGCGTGCGGCAGCGTCATTCTTGGCTCGCCGACGGCACAGCCGCCCCCTACCCGACAACGCTCCTCCTCTTTCCGCGCCATCATCGCAGCTCCTCCGACCGGTCGAGCCACACCGCACCAGCAGCGGTGAGCGCAGCCGTGAGCACGGCGGCAACGATGAGCGCCAGTGCAACGTCTGGCCCCTGGGATATCGACTCAACGAGGGCCATGCCGGGGCTGGCAGGCTCACCGCTCGGCAAGACCGGCAGAAAGGCCGTCGGCAACACGATGGTGGCCGCAGGTGGACAAGCAGGCCAGAACGGCACGACCGACCACCCCAAGCTCAAGGCCAGCTGCACCGCCAGCGGGACGAAGACGCCCGCGAGCATCCCGACGCGCATGGTGAGAAGGTGCGTCGCTGGTATCATCCACGAGCCCATGACGGTCAGCGCGAGCGCTACGGCCAGCATCGCCGACATGCTCGCCGCGCCCTGCGGTACCACGAGCGACATTACGGCGTACACGGCAAAGACGACAAGGTTTGACAGCAACAAGAGCGCCAGACACCAGGCGACCTTCGCACCCCACGCCAAGTGCAGCGGCACGCCGCTCGAAAGCAGAGTGTGGTTGCCCAAGCGCGCATCTGCGTTTGCCACCGTCGCGGCAATGAGCGTTATCGAAACTGGCATCAGCAGCGCATACCAGTAGTTCCACGGTGAGTACGACAAGCCGAACTGCGGCACGCTCAGGGCGACGAAGGCTGCCAAGAGCGGAAAGGGCAGGGCCAAGACGATGGCCAGGCGCACCGGAGCCCCATGCCTCGACTTCAGGGCCTCCGCACGCAGGGCACGTACGAAGGAACCCTGTGCGAGCGTGTCCTCGCTACCAGTCCTTGCCATGGCAGCGCCCCCTGCCATGCATTGCCCTCTCATCGTCTTCCCTCCTTCCTGCACACGTTCATGAAGAGCGCCTCCAGGTCCTCGCCCTTGTGCAGCGCGTCCTCGTAGGCGAGCCTGCCTCCGACGATGATGCCCACGGCATCAGCCGTGTGCTGCACCTCGCCAAGGATGTGGCTCGACAGCAGCACCGTGATGCCCTGTTTGGGAAAGCTCCGTATAAGTCCGCGCAGGTCCTCGATGCCAATGGGGTCGAGCCCGTTGGTCGGTTCGTCCAGAATCAGCAGGCGTGGGTGCACCAGCAGCGCAAGCGCTATGCCCAGGCGCTGCCTCATGCCCATCGAGAACCTTCCGGCGCGCTTGGTCCCCGTGTCCGTAAGTCCCACCGCCCCCAAAACCTCATCGATGCGTTCCTCCGGAAGCCCCAACAGCGTGGTACGCACGCGCAGGTTCTCGCGGGCGGTGAGGTTTTGGTAGAGGGGCGGCTGCTCGACGAGCGAGCCGATACGGTAGAGGTCATCGCGCCGCCAGGGACGCCCCTCAAAGAGCATCTGCCCCTCGCTGGGATGCAGCACGCCCGTTACCATCTTGAGCGTGGTCGACTTACCCGCCCCATTGGGGCCGAGCAGCCCGTAGACCTTTCCCTCCTCGACATGCAGGGACACGTGGTCCACCGCCATCTGCGCACTCCCACCACGACCAAAGCGCTTGGAGAGCCCGCGTGTCTCAAGGACGCATCGCGCCATATGTCGCTCCCTTCTTCTCGTCTTCTTGCCTCACCCCCAAGTCTGGACAGAATTCCTAAAGAAGCGCTAAAGGTCGTCGCGACGTGTTCTGCAGCTGCCCGATAGGGCCGAGCGATCGCGGCCTTCCCGCGCTCCCGTGCTTGACGGATACCCCTTATGGGTATATAGTGCGCAGCGGGTTTTGGTGAGGCGCGGTGAGGCGCTAAGAATAGGAGAATGGCGACGTGAGGACAGGCGGGGAGGACACGATGGGCACGGCAGCTGGGCCCCACCCTGATCGCACGGGTCCTCGCACGAAGCACACCCCGCGTCCGAACCAGCTCAAACGTGACGTCACACGCCGCCTGAACCGCGTCATCGGCCAGCTCAACGGCATCAAGGGCATGGTCGAGCAAGACCGCTATTGCAAAGATGTCCTCACCCAGCTCGCCGCCGCCGAAAGCGCCGTCCAGGCAATCTCGCGCTTGCTGCTCAAGGAGCATCTCGAGACTTGCGTGGTCGAGCAGATACAGGAGGGCAACATAGAGGTCGTCGACGAGGTCATGGACCTCCTCAAGAAGTTTGGCGCCTAACGAGGTGCAGGCGCCATGAACGGGACGCAGCGCCATCATGCGGCTACGTCACCTGGTTCCAGCCCACACGAAGGGAGTGACCCAAGCATGCCAAGCGAGACGCCCGCACGGGAGACCTTCGACATCACCGGCATGACCTGTGCCGCCTGCCAGGCGCGGGTCCAGAAGGTCGCGGGCGAGACCAAAGGCGTCACGAACGCCAGCGTCAACCTGCTCAAGAACTCGATGGAGCTTACCTACGATGGTGACCCCGCGACCATAGCCGCCGTGGTCAAGGCCATCGACAGGGCCGGCTATGGGGCAGAGCCGCGCTCGACCGCGACATCTGCGGCCAAAGCTGGCCGGACCACGACCACCCTCGTGAACCCCAAGGCTGGCGCCCAGAGGGCCATCAAGGCCAAGCGGGACCAGCTCGTATGGTCCATCGTCTTTGGCGTGCCCCTCTTCTACCTTGCCATGGGACCCATGCTCTTGTGGCCGGAGCTGCCCGGCCTAGCTGGCATGGAGGGCATGATGGCCTCGGCCGTGACGCAGCTTTTGCTCGCGACCTGCGTGCTCTTTGTCAACCGGGAGTACTTTGTCAGGGGCTTCACGTCCCTTGTCAACCTGGCGCCTAATATGGACTCGCTCATCGCCATAGGCTCGACGGCATCGTACGCCTACAGCCTCGTGGGCATCTACCAGATGGCCCTCTCCCTTGGCGTGGCAGACCTGCAGGCAGCGCACCACGCCATGATGCATAACCTCTACTTTGACTCGGCCGGCACCATCCTCGTGCTCATCACGCTGGGCAAGTACTTTGAGGCACGCGCCAAGGGCAAGACGACGAGCGCCATCAGCGCCCTCATGGATCTTGCCCCCAAGACCGCGACCGTGGTCCGCGAGGGACAGGAGATCCAAGTTCCCACCGAGGACGTCCGGGTGGGAGAGCGCGTGATCGTGCGTGCGGGAGAGTCTGTGCCCGTGGATGGCAGGGTGGTGGAGGGCTCTGCCTCCATAGACGAGTCGGCCATCACCGGCGAGCCCATCCCCGTGGAGAAGGGAGTGGGCGACGCGGTCACAGGCGCCACCGTGTCCCAGCGTGGTTGGATAGCCATGAGAGCCACGGCCGTGGGTGACGACACCACGCTCGCCAACATCATCCGCCTCGTGGACGAGGCCACCAGCTCGAAGGCCCCCATCGAGCGTATGGCCGACAGGATCGCGGGTGTCTTCGTCCCCACCGTCATCGGCATCGCGGCCGTGACCTTCGTCGCGTGGATTGCGCTCTTCACACCGGGCAACTTCTCTGTGGCCTTCAACCACGCCGTCGTCGTACTCGTGATCTCCTGCCCCTGCGCCCTGGGGCTCGCCACGCCGACCGCCATTATGGTAGGCACCGAGCGCGGAGCCAAGTTTGGTATTCTCATCAAGAGTGCCGAGGCGCTCGAGACCGCCTGCAAGCTGGACACCGTCGTCCTGGACAAGACGGGCACCATCACCGAGGGCAGGCCCCGCGTGACCGACGTCGTACCCGGAAGCGAGGTGGAAGAGAGCGAGCTCTTTCGTGTGGCCGCCGCGCTCGAGCGCAGAAGTGAGCATCCGCTCGCCGAGGCCATCTGCGCCCACGTAGACGAGAGGTACCCCAGCGCCGACGGCGGCGTCGCGATCACGGACTTCGAGCAGATTGCAGGGGGTGGCCTCAGGGCAACGGTCGATGGCCGCCTTGCCCTCGCGGGAAACGCCCGCCTCATGGAGGCCGAGGGCATCTCGCTCGGCACGCTTGACGCCCATGCCGACGCCGTAGCCACCCAGGCCAAGACGGCGCTCTTCTTTGCGAGAGATGGCAGGGCCCTCGGCATGGTCGCAGTAGCCGACACCGTGAAGCCGACGTCGCAAGACGCCATCGCCCGCCTGCGCCAGCTGGGCATACGCACCGTGATGCTCACGGGCGACCAGGAGAGGACCGCACGCGCCGTCGCCAACCAGGTGGGCGTGGACGAGGTCATCGCGGGCGTCCTTCCCGACCAGAAGGACCGACTCGTCCACGACCTCCAGCGGAAGGGCCACAGGGTCGCGATGGTTGGAGACGGCATCAACGACGCGCCGGCGCTCGCCCGTGCTGACGTAGGCATCGCCATCGGTGCGGGCACCGACGTCGCCATCGAGTCAGCCGACGTCGTACTCATGCACTCCGACCCCGCCGACGTCGCGACCGCCATCGAGCTCTCTAGGGCAACGATGCGCGATATCAGGCAGAACCTGTTCTGGGCGCTCTTCTATAACTCAATCTGCATCCCGGTGGCCATGGGCGTGCTCTCGCCCTGGGGCATCAGCCTAAACCCAATGATGGGAGCGGCGGCCATGGGCTTCTCGTCCGTGTTCGTGGTCACCAACGCCCTCAGGCTCTTTGGATGGGAGCCCAGTGGGGCAGGCCACAGAGCGAGGGCAGTGGAAGTCACCCCCGCAAAGGATGAAGGCACGACTGACAACGCCTCCGGCACCGCCGAGGCACAGGAGAAGGGAAGCGATAGCATGGCAGTAAGGACACTTTCGATCGAGGGCATGATGTGCGAGCACTGTGTGGCCCATGTGACAGAGGCCCTCAAAGGGGTGCGCGGCGTGAAAAACGTGCACGTGTCACTTGAGGATAAGAGCGCAACCCTCGACGCGGGGCCGCTCGTCTCTAACAAGCGGCTCGAGAAGGCCGTCGAGGACGCGGGCTACAAGGTGACGTCCATCGCGTAGGGACATCGCGCCGCGTAGGTTGCGTCGCCCCTGGAGCTCGCCCCTGGAGGCCGGCGCGAGCGGCACAGCGTACCACGTCGCAACAGTGTACACAAATGACCAAAAACGACGCCGAGAGGCCCTTTTCGCCAATTTGTGTACACTGTTGCATCCCCGCGTCTATCCACAACGGCACAATAGTGTACACAAATGCCCCAAAACGGCTTTGAGAGGCCCTTTTCGCCAATTTGTGTACACTCCTGCCCTTGGCCCCCCAGACAGCCGTGCTATAGTAGAAGACGCACGTTGACAGGTGGCAAAAACAACGGACGAGGGGAACGTGACATGAGCGACAAGATAGGCGGCATCACAGTTCAGAAAACCACGACCGTACCCGCAAGCATTGGCCGTATCGCCATCGCGACAGCGGCGCTGGCGATCTGCGCAAACGTTCAAGTTCCCCTGCAGCCGGTCCCGTTCACCCTACAGATCCTGGCGCTGGGCCTCATCGTCGCCACGCTCAACACGAAGGAGGCCCTCTCCTCCACGCTTGCGTATCTTGTCATCGGCGCTCTTGGCGCCCCGGTATTCGCAGGCGCCATGGGCGGCCTTACCAGGCTTGTCGGTCCCACCGGGGGATTCATCTTGGGGTTTGTGCCTGCCGCTGGCGTTGGGTCTTGGCTATGCGCACGACTCGCCCGCACGAGGCTTCCCCAGGCTACCTCTACGTTTTTCGCCATCGTCGCTGCGATCACCATCGCTTATCTCTTTGGGTGGGCGCAGCTCATGGTAGTCAGGCAGCTCTCGCCTGCTGCTGCCTTCGCAGCGGGGATCGCGCCGTTCGCCGTGATGGACTTGCTCAAGGCCGTCATCGCCACGAGCGTCGTCTCGGCTGGCAGGATTGCCCTCCGCGCACGCAAGTAGCCTTCCACGGAGGTACACCTTTCGGGCCGAGCGACGTCATGCAGCGTGGGCGATTTGTGCCTGCGACGCACGGCAACATGCGCTGGAACCACAACTCTGTGTATTATCACGAGCTGGTCGCGGATGCCGCAGAGAGGGGAGGGTCAGCCCTCGACGTGGGCTGTGGGGACGGCGAGCTCCTGGAGCTGCTTGCAGGGGTGTGCGAGCGCGTCGTCGGGGTGGAGAAGGACCCCGCTGCCGCGCGTGCCGCAGCCGACAGGGCCGCAGGCAATGGCACCGTCATCTGCGGTGACTTCATGGCAGCAAAGAGTCTCCCTTTGGCAGGCTTTGACACGATCACCTGTGTCGCATGCTTGCAGCACCTGCCACTCGAGGCGGCGCTCGCACAGATGGCGGAGTTGCTGCGGCCTGGCGGCAGGTTGCTCGTCATCGGCCTCTCTGCGAACAAGTCGTTGGTGGACTGGCTGCTCTCCGCCCTCATGATCGTGCCTGGGAGGGTGTCTGGCTGGATCCATCGCGAGAGCACCTTCCCTGGCATGAAGGTCGCTTGGCCCTGTGAGTCCTTGGACGAGATCAGGTCCGTTGCCAACATCCTGCTCCCCGGAGCACGGATCAGGAGACGTCTCTACTGGCGCTATTCGCTTATGTGGACGAAGCCCGCTACCTGAGTGGACCGCGACGTTCCGTCGCAGGCACCCGCCCGTGAGGGTGCCTGGCCTTGGGTCAAAGCCCGGTTACCCCTGCTGAGGCTCACCCCTTAGCCGAGACCATGCCGGAGATGTAGCTGAACCGACTGTCTATGTGGCTGATCTCGGCGCTCGCTTGGACCTCCCAGCCCCGCGTCAGGTCGTAGGTCCGCAGCGTGCGGTCGGACTGGGTGTAGAGCGTGTCGCCCCTGACAACGGCGTGGTCGAGCGCGTACCCGAGGTCAACGACCTCGCCGGGGCGCCAGCGCTCCGCCGCCTCGCAGACGGCGGCGGAGGTCGTCTTGCCGTTCGCGTCGTCGTGGACGTCCCCGAACAGGGCGACGAGGCGCTCTCCCCAGGGGACCACCTCGAGGACCTGCCTCCCGAGGTCGAAGGCCTCCGTCGCGCCCGTGGCGGGGTCATACGACCCGAGCACCTGCGACTCCGCGTCCTCGCTGGTGCCCGACCAGCTCGGGAAGTACACCCTGCCCCCCCAGGGAAGCGGGCGGTACTGAGACTTCCCGAAGGCGCTCAGGTCGATTCTCTCGACGAGGGAGAGGTCTAGGTCGTAGGCGTAGAGCCAGGGCCTGTCGTCGGGCGCGGCGATGTCGATGGCGAAGGCGCAGAGCCTGTCCTTGCAGAGCGCGATGGAGTCCACACACACGCCCCGCTCCTCGGCCTCGACGACCTCGCCTCCCGACCTGGAGCAGCGGCTTACGTAGGAGCTGCCGTTGAGGTTGCTGCAGGCGTAGACGTAGTCATCGTTGGCCGCGATCCCGTACATACCCACGCGGTCTATGCGGTGGACCCTCACGCCGAGCGTCGAGAGGTCGATCTCGAGGGCCTTCCTCTCGTCCTTCCTCCCCTGGTACCCCCCGGGAATGACGAAGAGCGCCCCGCCGTGGACGACGGGCAGCTCCCAGCTCTCGCCGAGGCCCGCGTAGGGCAGACGCAGCTCCCCCAGCTCCGCGAGGGCGCCGTCGTAGAAGATGACCCTGCTCGCCGCGATGTTCTCCCGCGTCTCGAGCACGCAGAGGGCAGTCCTGCTGGTGTCGAAGCCTGGGCCGCCGGAGGGACCCCCTTCGCTTGGGGCGGGCGTGCAGCCCGCCCCCGCGAGGCAGGCGCCCAGGGCCGCAGCCAGGCCGAGGAACGTCCGTCGTCTCACCTTCGCCTCTCCTTCGCTATGATCGCATCAGCGTAGCTCCCACCTGAAAGGAGCGCTACCGCGCATGAGTGTACACCGTTCTGGTTTGATCGGACAAGACCAGCTCGGCGGGGTGTATCGCCTGCCCAAAGACCCACGTGTTGAGGTCGATGCCGTACAGGTCGTGGAATGAGGCCCATACCAGCTGGGAGCAGTAGAACCTGTCGCGCGTCTCGACGTCGAAGAAGTTGTAGTTGTACGGCTTACCGCGCTGTCCGGCGCACCACTCTGCGGCAGCGGCGTCCTGGGCCAAAGTGGTTGAGTTGACGGTTAGGCCAATGGTCAAGGTATACTTGTCATCCCAGTGATTTGTCCCAAACTGTACCCCATCCTGGAGGGACTCGACCACCTGCTCCCTGTCGTAGACGATCGCGGCGTGACCTGATGGAACCGACCCCATGTATGGGTCGGTCGTAACAAGGATCTCGCCCTTTCTTGTGGGATAGACACCGCTAGTCGTTGAGTTGATCGAATTGGTTGATTCGGTTGAATTGACGGTCATCCGCAGATCATTGACACTCCCCTTATCGGGAACCACATCCTGCTGCAATGCACTATCCCAGAGGTCCGTGACTTCCTCTTCGGGAAACACGTCCTCAGGGGCAGGGCTAGGGCTGGCAAGCACGGGCGTAGCCATGCCAAACACACATGTCGCCGCCAGAAAGACCGCCACAAGGAGCTTGTAGATTCTCTTACTCTTCACTTCTTAGGCCTCCTTTTTGAGAGGTTTTGGAAGCGAGAAACATAACGACTTGAAACCCTTTGGTCTATCTCGAAAGCTGCTTATCTCAACATCCCAACGTAATCACGCCGTCGTGCAGTGAGGGCCACCTTGGAAGAGCGCGACGGCACCCTAAACTGTTTTGTCATTGAACCCTAGTTCTTTCTGATTGTAGAACTACCGCCTGATCAAACCAAAGAAAATCGAGAAAATCGCAGGTCGAGGCCCCAAGGGGCCTCTCTTGTGCTATATTATATGTAGTGCTACTTACTACTTCCTGTGTGGCACGGGAGGCGACCGGGATGCCGTTCATAAAGGTGCAGAAGCTGGTCAGGGACGAGTCCGGCGCAATCAGGAGCGGGTCCGCCGCCGTGGTCGACACGTCGTACGTGCGCGGCGCCAAGTACCACTCGGCGCAGGCGGTGCGCGAGAGGCTGGGCAAGGTCGTCTGGCTCGCGGACGACAGGCGCTCGGGCGTGTTCGCGTCACCGACGCGCGGCCTGGTGGAGTACGACGCGGACGCCGACGGATTCGCGCCGGTGGCCAAGGGCGACGAGCGGCTGGCGAACACGGGCGCGTTCCCCGAGCCGCCGCGGCACCTGGAGCTCGGCCCCGAGCACCTGCTGCTGTCGTTCCTGGGCGCCGATGGGGTCGCGGGGTGCCTCAGGGAGGCGCTCCCCGACGACCGGTCCTACCAGCGCGCCCTCGCCCACGTCACGCACGGCGTGGTGCGGGACGGGAGCCGCGAGACCTGCGACAACATGGTGGCCAGGTCCTTCGCGGCTCT
The DNA window shown above is from Olsenella sp. oral taxon 807 and carries:
- a CDS encoding lantibiotic ABC transporter permease codes for the protein MMARKEEERCRVGGGCAVGEPRMTLPHALRAEALRLHHSPLVPLHLACALAAGMACGAYFAYAPWDASMGADAFVQFLGAMMPLMVGIICGLDADGEGEATGLSGLLSVPSRYRALAARLFALWLMGAAALALAMVVFAVPFVLAGRQALGPDARALAALGLSLGSAPIYLILYAIALRWGRNSAISAGAAGLMLAFFSLGGLAHGLMTGELTAAGANAFSYLPTSWAARLGSLPVELSIAAGPAGSAAATTRVASAIGSAVGLCASVTFLLLGAMAAWISRFEPARRGE
- a CDS encoding bacteriocin ABC transporter permease, encoding MARTGSEDTLAQGSFVRALRAEALKSRHGAPVRLAIVLALPFPLLAAFVALSVPQFGLSYSPWNYWYALLMPVSITLIAATVANADARLGNHTLLSSGVPLHLAWGAKVAWCLALLLLSNLVVFAVYAVMSLVVPQGAASMSAMLAVALALTVMGSWMIPATHLLTMRVGMLAGVFVPLAVQLALSLGWSVVPFWPACPPAATIVLPTAFLPVLPSGEPASPGMALVESISQGPDVALALIVAAVLTAALTAAGAVWLDRSEELR
- a CDS encoding lantibiotic protection ABC transporter ATP-binding protein, yielding MARCVLETRGLSKRFGRGGSAQMAVDHVSLHVEEGKVYGLLGPNGAGKSTTLKMVTGVLHPSEGQMLFEGRPWRRDDLYRIGSLVEQPPLYQNLTARENLRVRTTLLGLPEERIDEVLGAVGLTDTGTKRAGRFSMGMRQRLGIALALLVHPRLLILDEPTNGLDPIGIEDLRGLIRSFPKQGITVLLSSHILGEVQHTADAVGIIVGGRLAYEDALHKGEDLEALFMNVCRKEGRR
- a CDS encoding metal-sensing transcriptional repressor, with amino-acid sequence MRTGGEDTMGTAAGPHPDRTGPRTKHTPRPNQLKRDVTRRLNRVIGQLNGIKGMVEQDRYCKDVLTQLAAAESAVQAISRLLLKEHLETCVVEQIQEGNIEVVDEVMDLLKKFGA
- a CDS encoding heavy metal translocating P-type ATPase; translation: MPSETPARETFDITGMTCAACQARVQKVAGETKGVTNASVNLLKNSMELTYDGDPATIAAVVKAIDRAGYGAEPRSTATSAAKAGRTTTTLVNPKAGAQRAIKAKRDQLVWSIVFGVPLFYLAMGPMLLWPELPGLAGMEGMMASAVTQLLLATCVLFVNREYFVRGFTSLVNLAPNMDSLIAIGSTASYAYSLVGIYQMALSLGVADLQAAHHAMMHNLYFDSAGTILVLITLGKYFEARAKGKTTSAISALMDLAPKTATVVREGQEIQVPTEDVRVGERVIVRAGESVPVDGRVVEGSASIDESAITGEPIPVEKGVGDAVTGATVSQRGWIAMRATAVGDDTTLANIIRLVDEATSSKAPIERMADRIAGVFVPTVIGIAAVTFVAWIALFTPGNFSVAFNHAVVVLVISCPCALGLATPTAIMVGTERGAKFGILIKSAEALETACKLDTVVLDKTGTITEGRPRVTDVVPGSEVEESELFRVAAALERRSEHPLAEAICAHVDERYPSADGGVAITDFEQIAGGGLRATVDGRLALAGNARLMEAEGISLGTLDAHADAVATQAKTALFFARDGRALGMVAVADTVKPTSQDAIARLRQLGIRTVMLTGDQERTARAVANQVGVDEVIAGVLPDQKDRLVHDLQRKGHRVAMVGDGINDAPALARADVGIAIGAGTDVAIESADVVLMHSDPADVATAIELSRATMRDIRQNLFWALFYNSICIPVAMGVLSPWGISLNPMMGAAAMGFSSVFVVTNALRLFGWEPSGAGHRARAVEVTPAKDEGTTDNASGTAEAQEKGSDSMAVRTLSIEGMMCEHCVAHVTEALKGVRGVKNVHVSLEDKSATLDAGPLVSNKRLEKAVEDAGYKVTSIA
- a CDS encoding biotin transporter BioY, which translates into the protein MSDKIGGITVQKTTTVPASIGRIAIATAALAICANVQVPLQPVPFTLQILALGLIVATLNTKEALSSTLAYLVIGALGAPVFAGAMGGLTRLVGPTGGFILGFVPAAGVGSWLCARLARTRLPQATSTFFAIVAAITIAYLFGWAQLMVVRQLSPAAAFAAGIAPFAVMDLLKAVIATSVVSAGRIALRARK
- a CDS encoding bifunctional 2-polyprenyl-6-hydroxyphenol methylase/3-demethylubiquinol 3-O-methyltransferase UbiG; this translates as MQRGRFVPATHGNMRWNHNSVYYHELVADAAERGGSALDVGCGDGELLELLAGVCERVVGVEKDPAAARAAADRAAGNGTVICGDFMAAKSLPLAGFDTITCVACLQHLPLEAALAQMAELLRPGGRLLVIGLSANKSLVDWLLSALMIVPGRVSGWIHRESTFPGMKVAWPCESLDEIRSVANILLPGARIRRRLYWRYSLMWTKPAT
- a CDS encoding YiiX/YebB-like N1pC/P60 family cysteine hydrolase, which codes for MKSKRIYKLLVAVFLAATCVFGMATPVLASPSPAPEDVFPEEEVTDLWDSALQQDVVPDKGSVNDLRMTVNSTESTNSINSTTSGVYPTRKGEILVTTDPYMGSVPSGHAAIVYDREQVVESLQDGVQFGTNHWDDKYTLTIGLTVNSTTLAQDAAAAEWCAGQRGKPYNYNFFDVETRDRFYCSQLVWASFHDLYGIDLNTWVFGQAIHPAELVLSDQTRTVYTHAR